One region of Streptomyces sp. NBC_00442 genomic DNA includes:
- a CDS encoding BTAD domain-containing putative transcriptional regulator, with protein MRYLILGATEAHDDTGTAIPLGGPRVRALLTALALHPGRPVSVPDLIDDVWADDPPQDAPAALQALVGRLRRAIGRQAVESVPAGYRLAAQRRAVDLYEFDERAAEGAAQLAAGDPEAAAHTLRAALALWRGPALADLPQRHAAVRPEAQRLTALRHRIEADLRRGATDGLLPELAELLAAHPYDETLHAQSIRTLRAQGRRADALTAYEKVRRTLADSLGTDPGPELTALHAELLHDAPASAGSAEGNLRPRLTSFVGREPELDVIRADLAASRLVTLTGPGGTGKTRLAERAASASGLSAWLVELAPLDEPGAVPGAVVSALGLRETTLLAREGQPAHNDPTARLVDDLSRRPGTLLVLDNCEHVIDAAARLAETLLTRCPRLRILATSREPLGVPGEAVRPVEPLPPAPAHRLFAERARTARPDFDPASDPEAVAEICRRLDGLPLAIELAAARLRLLTPRQIADRLDDRFRLLTGGGRTVLPRQQTLRAVVDWSWGLLDASERDVLRRASVFAGGWDLAAAQEVCGATDDLAALVEKSLVIAVPMDDGSGMRYRMLETIHEYAAERAAETPAVLREAALAHTAHYGALVRRAEPLVRSHEQLPWIGRLETELDNIRAVLRRTTTPPTGDEDAATRLALDMGWFWWLRNYRTEGADWALAAARLSPTPADDDPRYWPRLHLDLLRFFLLSDVDRDQGFADPAVQERLAEIRRAFEAGGPQAARFPGLLWPFATFRTDPPGMVRESIDSVVANCRRHGDDWATGVSLMFRTHMAIDTPGGFEGVDDDLAELRELGRTVGDRWMRAQVAGAAAEAAMTRGLPELARPAYEEALQLSREVGAHQEAPFLTARVGELCYREGDLDAAEKCLLEAAAEARRHRVVEALPYVHSLLATIALDRGDTAAAVALSEQALDFSAAGPQGQPAHFIALLDALDARVTAVESGPMPGLVRMTDALRTAAGAQCTELVVAHLAERCAQLLVDLGEHARAVRILAAATAWRAGIPRSVPEAAIEESIVGRSRQALTPERYAAERAAGAGLTPPEIPLLLDAVTGAEPAPDKLSAAPPPRT; from the coding sequence GTGCGGTACCTGATCCTTGGCGCCACGGAGGCGCACGACGACACCGGCACCGCCATACCCCTGGGCGGGCCCCGAGTGCGCGCCCTGCTGACCGCGCTCGCCCTGCACCCGGGCCGCCCCGTGTCCGTGCCGGACCTCATCGACGACGTATGGGCCGACGATCCCCCGCAGGACGCGCCCGCCGCCCTCCAGGCCCTGGTCGGCCGCCTGCGCCGCGCGATCGGCCGGCAGGCCGTGGAGTCGGTCCCCGCCGGCTACCGACTGGCCGCGCAGCGGCGGGCGGTCGACCTGTACGAGTTCGACGAGCGCGCGGCCGAGGGCGCGGCCCAGCTCGCGGCGGGCGACCCCGAGGCCGCCGCCCACACCCTGCGCGCCGCCCTCGCCCTGTGGCGCGGCCCCGCCCTCGCCGACCTCCCCCAACGGCACGCCGCCGTGCGCCCCGAAGCGCAGCGCCTGACCGCGCTGCGCCACCGCATCGAGGCGGACCTGCGGCGCGGCGCCACCGACGGGCTGCTGCCCGAACTCGCGGAACTGCTCGCCGCGCACCCCTACGACGAGACCCTGCACGCCCAGTCGATCCGTACGCTGCGGGCACAGGGCCGCCGGGCCGACGCCCTCACCGCGTACGAGAAGGTCCGCCGCACCCTAGCCGACTCCCTCGGCACCGACCCCGGGCCCGAACTGACGGCACTGCACGCCGAGTTGCTGCACGACGCGCCTGCGTCCGCGGGCTCCGCCGAGGGCAACCTCCGTCCCCGCCTGACCTCGTTCGTGGGACGCGAACCCGAACTGGACGTGATCCGCGCCGACTTGGCCGCCTCGCGGCTGGTCACCCTCACCGGCCCCGGCGGCACCGGCAAGACCCGTCTGGCCGAGCGGGCCGCGTCGGCGTCCGGACTGTCCGCGTGGCTCGTGGAACTCGCCCCGCTGGACGAGCCGGGAGCCGTGCCCGGCGCCGTGGTCTCCGCGCTCGGGCTGCGCGAGACGACCCTGCTGGCGCGCGAGGGCCAGCCCGCCCACAACGACCCGACCGCCCGCCTGGTCGACGACCTCTCGCGCCGCCCGGGGACCCTGCTCGTCCTCGACAACTGCGAGCACGTCATCGACGCGGCGGCCCGCCTCGCCGAGACGCTCCTCACCCGCTGCCCGCGGCTGCGCATCCTCGCCACCAGCCGCGAACCGCTGGGTGTGCCCGGCGAGGCGGTCCGCCCCGTGGAGCCGCTGCCGCCGGCCCCGGCCCATCGCCTGTTCGCCGAACGCGCCCGCACCGCACGCCCCGACTTCGACCCCGCTTCCGACCCCGAAGCGGTCGCCGAGATCTGCCGCCGCCTCGACGGGCTGCCGCTCGCCATCGAACTGGCCGCCGCCCGGCTGCGGTTGCTCACCCCGCGCCAGATCGCCGACCGCCTCGACGACCGCTTCCGCCTCCTGACCGGCGGCGGCCGCACCGTCCTGCCGCGCCAGCAGACGCTTCGGGCCGTCGTCGACTGGTCCTGGGGCCTGCTCGACGCGTCCGAACGCGACGTCCTGCGCCGCGCCTCCGTCTTCGCCGGCGGCTGGGACCTCGCGGCCGCCCAAGAGGTGTGCGGCGCCACCGACGACCTCGCGGCCCTCGTCGAGAAGTCCCTGGTCATCGCGGTCCCCATGGACGACGGCAGCGGCATGCGCTACCGCATGCTGGAGACCATCCACGAATACGCCGCCGAGCGTGCCGCCGAAACCCCCGCCGTGCTGCGCGAGGCGGCCCTGGCCCACACCGCGCACTACGGCGCACTGGTCCGCCGGGCCGAACCCCTGGTCCGCTCGCACGAGCAGCTCCCCTGGATCGGCCGCCTGGAGACCGAGCTCGACAACATCCGTGCCGTGCTGCGCCGCACGACGACACCGCCCACCGGTGACGAGGACGCCGCCACCCGACTCGCCCTGGACATGGGCTGGTTCTGGTGGCTGCGCAACTACCGCACCGAAGGAGCCGACTGGGCGCTGGCCGCCGCACGGCTCTCACCCACACCCGCCGACGACGACCCCCGGTACTGGCCGCGCCTCCACCTCGACCTGCTCCGCTTCTTCCTGCTCTCCGACGTCGACCGCGACCAGGGCTTCGCCGACCCCGCGGTCCAGGAGCGCCTCGCCGAGATCCGCCGGGCCTTCGAGGCCGGGGGGCCGCAGGCGGCCCGCTTCCCCGGCCTGCTCTGGCCGTTCGCGACGTTCCGCACCGACCCGCCCGGCATGGTGCGCGAGTCGATCGACTCGGTCGTCGCCAACTGCCGCCGTCACGGCGACGACTGGGCGACCGGGGTGAGCCTGATGTTCCGCACCCACATGGCCATCGACACCCCGGGCGGCTTCGAGGGCGTCGACGACGACCTCGCCGAGCTGCGCGAGCTCGGGCGCACGGTGGGCGACCGCTGGATGCGCGCCCAGGTGGCCGGCGCGGCCGCCGAGGCCGCGATGACCCGCGGCCTGCCCGAGCTGGCCCGCCCCGCCTACGAGGAGGCGCTCCAGCTGTCCCGCGAGGTCGGCGCCCACCAGGAGGCCCCCTTCCTCACCGCCCGGGTCGGCGAACTCTGCTACCGCGAAGGCGACTTGGACGCGGCCGAGAAGTGCCTCCTGGAGGCCGCGGCGGAGGCCCGGCGCCATCGGGTCGTCGAGGCCCTGCCGTACGTCCACTCCCTGCTCGCCACCATCGCCCTGGACCGCGGCGACACCGCGGCCGCCGTCGCCCTGAGCGAGCAGGCCCTCGACTTCTCCGCGGCGGGACCCCAGGGCCAGCCCGCGCACTTCATCGCGCTGCTCGACGCCCTCGACGCCCGGGTCACCGCCGTCGAGTCGGGCCCGATGCCCGGTCTGGTGCGCATGACCGACGCCCTGCGCACGGCGGCCGGCGCCCAGTGCACCGAGCTCGTCGTGGCCCATCTCGCCGAGCGCTGCGCCCAGTTGCTGGTCGACCTCGGTGAACACGCCCGCGCGGTACGGATCCTCGCCGCGGCCACCGCCTGGCGCGCCGGCATCCCGCGTTCCGTGCCGGAGGCGGCGATCGAGGAGTCCATCGTGGGCCGGTCCCGCCAGGCGCTCACACCCGAGCGGTACGCGGCGGAACGCGCGGCCGGAGCGGGCCTGACCCCGCCCGAGATCCCGCTCCTGCTCGACGCGGTGACCGGCGCCGAACCGGCACCCGACAAGCTGAGCGCCGCGCCGCCACCCCGCACCTGA
- a CDS encoding asparagine synthase-related protein: protein MRWLVGWSSVAASFRTGTYGTGAAHFAAGHGTAGAVGEPEEGRTVHPVGAQLLWGDPDPLWAVGDWRPDEIRTVSVGADTRLAVLGCCAATDEELRVGLFAARGGALRHLSAWPGSYTAVAQVARRITVVGDLAGARPVFYTPWAGGTAYGTAALPLADLIEAQLDIGHLAALLACPDVPEALGDSTPYAGVRRIPPGHALVLREGSREITGYEPFASLAVAAPQLPPAAAVDGVRDALVGAVRARLTAPRHAPETLPPDPGPVPGMGPAERRAARGGPAPGIGADLSGGPASATLALLAAGLPGVPGTVLGHGTGAGERLLAVTFNDLTVPGRRAELERAGAIAANPRLHHVVVTGAEESLPYADLEGPLTDEPGPSLIAAPRHRRRLLSGSADHFTGSGARQVLDAHPARLADLLMDRQRRHLLRPATALAKAGGPSANSLFVPLTVYRAARRLARTPYRTGIESAADALREPRFDDAASPLSNSLAALAWTRPGPAARWLTGEALAEVSVRLMASATRPAPTQRPGEARASAALARYACDHRILEQAAEVRSQRLHAPFLDNQVVRACRALPESLRVQPGARADILRTVLSASGVRDLPPGWGAPSHAPSTAAARAGLRQSADPLVALFEAPLLADAGLIEARTVRKAVRAAAAGEPLPLDGLADLISTELWLRRLLARRGTCWTGSAAPRQRAVAGGVAPPNRPTLRS, encoded by the coding sequence ATGCGGTGGTTGGTGGGGTGGAGCAGCGTCGCCGCAAGCTTCCGCACGGGCACCTACGGGACGGGCGCCGCCCATTTCGCGGCCGGTCACGGCACCGCGGGAGCCGTCGGCGAGCCCGAGGAGGGCCGCACCGTCCACCCGGTGGGGGCCCAACTCCTGTGGGGCGACCCGGATCCGCTGTGGGCCGTGGGGGACTGGCGGCCCGACGAGATCCGTACCGTCAGCGTCGGCGCCGACACCCGGCTCGCCGTACTGGGCTGCTGCGCCGCCACCGACGAGGAGCTCAGGGTCGGCCTCTTCGCCGCGCGCGGCGGCGCGCTGCGCCACCTCTCCGCCTGGCCCGGCAGCTACACGGCCGTCGCCCAAGTGGCCCGCCGCATCACGGTCGTCGGCGATCTGGCCGGCGCGCGCCCCGTCTTCTACACCCCCTGGGCCGGCGGAACGGCCTACGGCACGGCGGCACTTCCGCTCGCCGACCTCATCGAGGCCCAGCTCGACATCGGCCACCTGGCCGCCCTGCTCGCCTGCCCCGACGTGCCCGAGGCGCTCGGCGACTCCACGCCGTACGCGGGCGTGCGCCGCATCCCGCCCGGCCACGCCCTCGTCCTGCGGGAGGGCTCGCGCGAGATCACCGGATACGAACCCTTCGCCTCGCTCGCGGTGGCCGCGCCCCAACTGCCGCCCGCCGCCGCCGTGGACGGGGTGCGCGACGCCCTCGTCGGCGCCGTAAGGGCCCGGCTCACCGCACCCCGGCACGCCCCCGAGACCCTGCCCCCCGACCCCGGCCCGGTCCCCGGCATGGGCCCCGCCGAGCGGCGCGCGGCCCGCGGCGGCCCGGCCCCCGGGATAGGGGCCGACCTCTCCGGCGGCCCCGCCTCCGCCACCCTCGCCCTGCTCGCGGCCGGGCTGCCGGGCGTTCCCGGGACCGTCCTCGGCCACGGCACCGGCGCCGGCGAACGCCTGCTCGCCGTCACCTTCAACGACCTCACCGTGCCCGGCCGCCGGGCCGAACTGGAACGGGCGGGCGCGATCGCCGCCAACCCCCGGCTGCACCACGTGGTGGTGACGGGCGCCGAGGAATCCCTGCCCTACGCCGACCTCGAAGGCCCGCTCACCGACGAGCCGGGCCCGTCCCTCATCGCGGCCCCGCGCCACCGCAGACGCCTCCTGTCGGGCAGCGCCGACCACTTCACCGGCAGCGGCGCCCGACAGGTCCTCGACGCCCATCCGGCGCGCCTGGCCGATCTCTTGATGGACCGTCAGCGCCGTCACCTGCTGCGCCCCGCGACCGCCCTGGCCAAGGCCGGCGGCCCCTCGGCCAACTCCCTCTTCGTCCCGCTCACCGTCTACCGCGCGGCCCGCCGCCTCGCCCGCACCCCGTACCGCACCGGCATCGAATCGGCCGCCGACGCCCTGCGCGAGCCCCGCTTCGACGACGCCGCGAGCCCCCTGTCGAACTCCCTGGCCGCCCTGGCGTGGACCCGGCCGGGCCCGGCGGCCCGCTGGCTCACCGGGGAGGCGCTCGCGGAAGTATCGGTTCGGCTGATGGCGTCGGCGACCCGGCCCGCCCCCACGCAACGGCCGGGCGAGGCCCGCGCGTCGGCCGCCCTCGCCCGGTACGCCTGCGACCACCGCATCCTGGAACAGGCCGCGGAGGTGCGCAGCCAGCGCCTGCACGCGCCGTTCCTCGACAACCAGGTCGTCCGCGCCTGCCGCGCCCTGCCGGAATCCCTGCGCGTCCAGCCCGGAGCCCGCGCCGACATCCTGCGTACGGTGCTCTCCGCATCCGGGGTGCGCGACCTGCCGCCCGGCTGGGGCGCCCCCTCCCACGCGCCATCGACGGCCGCCGCCCGCGCGGGCCTGCGCCAGTCGGCGGACCCGCTGGTCGCCCTCTTCGAAGCGCCGCTGCTCGCCGACGCGGGCCTGATCGAGGCCCGCACCGTCCGCAAGGCCGTCCGCGCGGCGGCGGCGGGCGAACCCCTGCCCCTGGACGGCCTCGCCGACCTCATCTCCACCGAGCTGTGGCTGCGCCGCCTGCTGGCCAGGCGCGGCACCTGCTGGACGGGGTCGGCCGCACCGAGGCAGCGGGCCGTCGCCGGCGGCGTCGCCCCGCCGAACCGTCCGACCCTGCGGTCCTGA
- a CDS encoding MFS transporter: MSREQRGPNEKLGTVLALAGISNAGLARRVNDLGAQRGLTLRYDKTSVARWVSKGMVPQGAAPHLIAAAIGAKLGRPVPLHEIGLADADPAPEVGLAFPRDVSEAVRSATDLYRLDLAGRRAGGGIWQSLAGSFAVSAYATPASRWLITPADSSVARSTDLTDLPPLKVGHSDVAKLREAAEDARRWDSKYGGGDWRSSMVPECLRVDAAPLLLGSYSDEVGRALFGATAELTRLAGWMAFDTGQQEAAQRYYIQALRLARAAADVPLGGYVLASMSLQATYRGFADEGVDLAQAAVERNRGLATARTMSFFRLVEARAHAKAGDGHPAEAALKAAEAWLERSRDGDSDPSWLGFYSYDRFAADAAECYRDLKAPRQVRRFTEQALSRPTEEFVRSHGLRLVVSAVAELESGNLDAACAAGTRAVEVAGRISSARTTEYVRDLLHRLEPYGDEPRVAELRERARPLLVTPA; the protein is encoded by the coding sequence ATGTCCAGGGAGCAACGCGGGCCGAACGAGAAGCTCGGCACCGTTCTCGCCCTCGCGGGAATCAGCAACGCGGGCCTCGCCCGCCGGGTCAACGACCTCGGCGCGCAGCGGGGCCTGACCCTTCGCTACGACAAGACCTCCGTGGCCCGGTGGGTCTCCAAGGGCATGGTGCCCCAGGGCGCCGCGCCCCATCTCATAGCGGCGGCGATCGGTGCCAAGCTGGGCCGGCCCGTCCCGCTGCACGAAATCGGCCTCGCGGACGCGGACCCGGCCCCCGAGGTCGGGCTCGCCTTCCCGCGCGACGTTTCGGAGGCGGTGCGCTCGGCGACCGATCTGTACCGGCTGGATCTGGCCGGGCGGCGCGCCGGCGGCGGCATCTGGCAGTCCCTCGCGGGCTCCTTCGCGGTCAGCGCCTACGCCACACCCGCCTCCCGCTGGCTCATCACCCCGGCCGACTCCTCGGTGGCCCGCAGCACCGACCTCACCGACCTGCCCCCGCTGAAGGTCGGCCACAGCGATGTCGCCAAACTCCGCGAGGCGGCCGAGGACGCCCGCCGCTGGGACTCCAAGTACGGCGGCGGCGACTGGCGTTCGTCCATGGTGCCCGAGTGCTTACGCGTCGACGCCGCACCGCTGCTGCTCGGCTCGTACAGCGACGAAGTGGGCCGCGCCCTGTTCGGCGCGACCGCCGAACTGACCCGGCTCGCCGGGTGGATGGCCTTCGACACCGGCCAGCAGGAAGCGGCGCAGCGCTACTACATCCAGGCGCTGCGCCTCGCGCGCGCCGCGGCCGACGTGCCGCTCGGCGGCTACGTGCTGGCCTCGATGTCGCTCCAGGCCACCTACCGCGGCTTCGCCGACGAGGGCGTCGACCTCGCGCAGGCCGCCGTCGAGCGCAACCGCGGGCTCGCCACCGCCCGCACCATGTCCTTCTTCCGCCTCGTGGAGGCGCGCGCCCACGCCAAGGCCGGCGACGGACACCCCGCCGAGGCCGCCCTGAAGGCCGCCGAGGCCTGGCTGGAGCGCTCGCGCGACGGGGACAGCGACCCGTCCTGGCTCGGCTTCTACTCCTACGACCGCTTCGCGGCGGACGCCGCCGAGTGCTACCGCGACCTGAAGGCGCCCCGCCAGGTGCGCCGCTTCACCGAGCAGGCGCTCTCGCGACCCACCGAGGAGTTCGTCCGCTCGCACGGGCTGCGCCTCGTCGTGAGCGCGGTGGCCGAGCTGGAGTCGGGCAATCTGGACGCGGCGTGCGCGGCCGGCACCCGCGCCGTGGAGGTCGCGGGCCGCATCTCGTCGGCCCGCACCACCGAGTACGTACGCGATCTGCTGCACCGCCTGGAGCCCTACGGGGACGAGCCGCGCGTCGCCGAGCTGCGCGAACGGGCGAGGCCGCTGCTCGTGACCCCCGCGTAG
- the lhgO gene encoding L-2-hydroxyglutarate oxidase, translating into MTTTYDCDVLVVGGGIVGLSTAYALTQASPGTRVVVLEKESGPARHQTGRNSGVIHSGIYYRPGSLKARFAVRGAAEMVEFCARHGIAHEVTGKLIVATERAELPRLHALVQRGREHGIPVRELGPAQIAEYEPEVRGLAAIHVGTTGVCDYAAVAARLAELSGAEVRYGAEVVRIDRRPALGVAVRTADGTVLRARALVNCAGLHCDRVALLAGDDPGVRIVPFRGEYYELARPGLVKGLVYPVPDPAFPFLGVHLTRGVDGSVHVGPNAVPAAAREGYDWGTVRPRELAGTLAWPGTWRIARRHWRYGAGELHRSLSKHAFTDAVRRLLPAVEAADLRPTPAGVRAQAVLRDGTLVDDFLIRGAPRTIHVLNAPSPAATASLPIGREIADRVRPLLTT; encoded by the coding sequence GTGACGACGACGTACGACTGCGATGTGCTGGTGGTCGGCGGCGGGATCGTAGGCCTGTCGACGGCGTACGCGCTGACGCAGGCATCACCCGGCACGCGTGTGGTGGTCCTGGAGAAGGAGAGCGGCCCGGCCCGCCACCAGACGGGCCGCAACAGCGGGGTCATCCACAGCGGCATCTACTACAGGCCCGGCTCCCTCAAGGCGCGCTTCGCGGTGCGCGGCGCGGCCGAGATGGTCGAGTTCTGCGCGCGGCACGGCATCGCCCACGAGGTCACCGGCAAGCTGATCGTGGCCACCGAGCGCGCCGAGCTGCCACGGCTGCACGCCCTGGTCCAGCGCGGCCGCGAGCACGGCATCCCGGTGCGCGAGCTGGGCCCGGCGCAGATAGCCGAGTACGAGCCGGAGGTGCGCGGCCTCGCCGCGATCCACGTCGGCACGACGGGGGTGTGCGACTACGCGGCGGTGGCGGCCCGCCTGGCCGAGCTGTCCGGCGCCGAGGTGCGCTACGGCGCGGAGGTCGTCCGCATCGACCGGCGCCCCGCGCTCGGCGTCGCCGTGCGCACCGCCGACGGTACGGTGCTGCGCGCCCGCGCCCTGGTCAACTGCGCGGGGCTGCACTGCGACCGGGTGGCGCTCCTCGCGGGCGACGACCCGGGAGTGCGGATCGTGCCGTTCCGCGGCGAGTACTACGAACTGGCCCGGCCCGGCCTGGTCAAAGGCCTCGTCTACCCGGTGCCCGACCCCGCGTTCCCCTTCCTCGGCGTCCACCTCACCCGGGGTGTCGACGGCTCGGTCCACGTCGGCCCCAACGCGGTGCCGGCCGCGGCCCGGGAGGGCTACGACTGGGGCACGGTGCGTCCCCGCGAACTGGCCGGCACGCTCGCCTGGCCGGGCACCTGGCGGATAGCCCGGCGCCACTGGCGCTACGGCGCGGGCGAGCTGCACCGCTCCCTGTCCAAGCACGCCTTCACCGACGCGGTCCGCAGGCTCCTGCCCGCCGTGGAGGCGGCCGACCTGCGCCCCACCCCGGCGGGCGTCCGCGCGCAGGCCGTCCTGCGGGACGGCACGCTGGTCGACGACTTCCTCATCCGCGGGGCTCCCCGCACGATCCACGTCCTGAACGCGCCGAGCCCGGCGGCGACGGCGTCGTTGCCGATCGGAAGGGAAATCGCGGACCGAGTCCGCCCCCTCCTGACCACCTAG
- the trmB gene encoding tRNA (guanosine(46)-N7)-methyltransferase TrmB, giving the protein MSEQPHTPEDPARPSQVLPRDKAPRFPGGPAADPAGSHHERRIRSFQPRRSRVTTGQGEYLERLWPVWGFDIDGLRRVDLAAMFDGLPVVLEIGFGMGEATAQMAADDPATGILAVDVHTPGQGNLLGLAERGGLSNVRVANGDAIILLREMLEPEVLDGLRVYFPDPWPKARHHKRRLIQPEFLSLAATRMKPGAVLHCATDWEDYAEQMLEVLDAHPDFENTVEGGGYAPRPAFRPLTRFEGQGLDKGHVVHDLLFRRAEHTRPTATGAHSG; this is encoded by the coding sequence GTGTCTGAGCAGCCCCACACCCCAGAAGACCCCGCCCGCCCAAGCCAGGTCCTTCCGCGCGACAAAGCGCCGCGCTTTCCCGGCGGCCCCGCCGCCGACCCGGCCGGCTCGCACCACGAACGCCGCATCCGCAGCTTCCAGCCCCGCCGCAGCCGCGTCACCACCGGCCAGGGCGAATACCTGGAGCGCCTGTGGCCGGTGTGGGGCTTCGACATCGACGGGCTGCGCAGGGTCGACCTGGCGGCGATGTTCGACGGGCTCCCCGTGGTCCTGGAGATCGGCTTCGGCATGGGCGAGGCCACCGCGCAGATGGCCGCCGACGACCCCGCCACCGGCATCCTCGCCGTCGACGTGCACACCCCCGGCCAGGGCAACCTCCTCGGCCTCGCCGAGCGCGGCGGTCTGAGCAACGTCCGCGTGGCCAACGGCGACGCGATCATCCTGCTGCGCGAAATGCTGGAGCCCGAGGTCCTGGACGGGCTCCGCGTGTACTTCCCGGACCCGTGGCCCAAGGCGCGCCACCACAAGCGCCGCCTGATCCAGCCCGAGTTCCTCTCGCTCGCCGCGACCCGGATGAAGCCCGGCGCCGTACTGCACTGCGCGACGGACTGGGAGGACTACGCCGAGCAGATGCTGGAAGTCCTCGACGCGCACCCCGACTTCGAGAACACGGTGGAGGGCGGCGGCTACGCGCCCCGCCCCGCGTTCCGCCCGCTGACCCGGTTCGAGGGGCAGGGCCTCGACAAGGGCCACGTCGTGCACGACCTGCTGTTCCGCCGTGCCGAACACACCCGCCCCACCGCCACCGGCGCACACAGCGGGTAG
- a CDS encoding PrsW family intramembrane metalloprotease: MSFESLPHRPHPGQAPPQPGQAVAARPVPACADEPRFDAVPPDRTKWRYRPRRDFWRSKALRAGALITLLALCGLVILALVREQTGTEGFLVGLGLAVLPVPLLGAAFRWLDRVEPGPWRNLFFALAWGACAAALVAIIANSFATRWIATATADPSSADHLGASVIAPIVEESAKAAAVLLLFLFRRRDFNGIVDGVVFAGFTATGFAFTENILYLGNAFGEDQASHSAGLTSTTAATFFVRVVMSPFAHPLFTVLSGIGFGMAALAPPGRRLRRVGLPLLGLVLAMGMHALWNSSTLFGVYGFYIVYGAVMVPVFGLLTWLAVWSRQRELRTVAAELPAYAAAGWLGPAEPLALSSMRARAAARDFAHHRFGGKAAARAVAEYEAFATALAFLRHRAYRSAGATGPGPDFAAREQELLHHLWERKPVAGPALLYAAGATGRIWMPPQPGPPHPYTQHAQYPQHTPYGTPTQYAPQPRYGTPPRYAPYGQPGPAAGPAQYAPRNPYLR; this comes from the coding sequence GTGTCCTTCGAGTCGCTTCCGCATCGCCCGCACCCCGGGCAGGCGCCCCCGCAGCCCGGCCAGGCCGTCGCGGCCCGGCCGGTCCCGGCGTGCGCGGACGAGCCCCGGTTCGACGCGGTCCCGCCGGACCGGACGAAGTGGCGCTACCGGCCGCGCCGCGACTTCTGGCGTTCCAAGGCCCTGCGCGCCGGCGCGCTGATCACCCTGCTCGCCCTGTGCGGCCTGGTCATCCTCGCGCTCGTGCGGGAACAGACGGGCACGGAGGGGTTCCTGGTCGGGCTCGGCCTCGCGGTGCTCCCGGTGCCCCTGCTCGGCGCCGCGTTCCGCTGGCTCGACCGCGTCGAGCCGGGCCCGTGGCGCAACCTGTTCTTCGCCCTGGCGTGGGGCGCCTGCGCCGCCGCCCTGGTGGCGATCATCGCCAACTCGTTCGCGACGCGCTGGATAGCCACGGCCACCGCCGACCCGTCGTCGGCCGACCACTTGGGCGCGAGCGTCATAGCGCCGATCGTCGAGGAGAGCGCGAAGGCGGCTGCCGTCCTGCTGCTCTTCCTCTTCAGGAGACGCGACTTCAACGGGATAGTCGACGGCGTCGTCTTCGCCGGGTTCACCGCGACCGGCTTCGCCTTCACCGAGAACATCCTGTATCTGGGCAACGCGTTCGGCGAGGACCAGGCCAGCCACAGCGCGGGCCTCACCTCGACGACGGCCGCCACGTTCTTCGTACGGGTCGTCATGTCGCCGTTCGCGCACCCCCTGTTCACGGTGCTGTCCGGCATCGGCTTCGGCATGGCCGCGCTCGCACCGCCCGGCAGGCGGCTGCGCCGCGTCGGCCTCCCGCTGCTCGGCCTGGTGCTCGCGATGGGCATGCACGCCCTGTGGAACAGCTCGACACTGTTCGGGGTGTACGGCTTCTACATCGTGTACGGGGCCGTCATGGTGCCGGTGTTCGGGCTGCTGACCTGGCTCGCGGTCTGGAGCCGGCAGCGCGAGCTGCGTACGGTCGCGGCCGAGCTGCCCGCCTACGCGGCGGCCGGCTGGCTCGGGCCCGCGGAGCCGCTCGCGCTGTCCTCGATGCGGGCCCGCGCGGCGGCACGCGACTTCGCGCACCACCGCTTCGGCGGGAAGGCCGCGGCGCGTGCGGTCGCCGAGTACGAGGCGTTCGCGACCGCGCTCGCGTTCCTGCGCCACCGGGCGTACCGGAGCGCGGGCGCCACCGGCCCCGGGCCCGATTTCGCGGCCCGCGAGCAGGAGCTGCTCCACCATCTGTGGGAGCGCAAGCCGGTCGCAGGCCCGGCGCTGCTGTACGCGGCGGGAGCGACGGGCCGCATCTGGATGCCCCCACAGCCTGGCCCGCCGCACCCCTACACCCAGCACGCGCAGTACCCCCAGCACACGCCGTACGGCACACCCACGCAGTACGCCCCGCAGCCGCGGTACGGCACGCCCCCTCGGTACGCCCCGTACGGACAGCCGGGCCCGGCGGCGGGGCCGGCCCAGTACGCCCCGCGCAATCCCTACCTGCGCTGA